GCACAGCTGCTCCTGTACTGGCTAGACGACTCATCTGCATGCAGATGCAGGTTAACATTAGTTAATCAATCAAAACCAACTAGTTGTGAAGAAAAAAAGGTTACAAACATACCAAGGATTATGCATGCTTCAACGACAGGAAGTAGTGAGAAGGGCCGCCCATCAGTGGGTGGCTCGTAGTGCACCTCAGCAAAGAAGCGCTTTATATTTTTGCTACTGCAGCTGCGAGCCCAGAAGTTGATGTGGACCCACGGTCTGCCCTTGAAATACACGCTGTCCTCCTTCAGAGGCTTAACAGCATCAAATTCAGCACCCTGCACAA
The genomic region above belongs to Panicum hallii strain FIL2 chromosome 4, PHallii_v3.1, whole genome shotgun sequence and contains:
- the LOC112890476 gene encoding uncharacterized protein LOC112890476 gives rise to the protein MFNSHLAEFEGAEFDAVKPLKEDSVYFKGRPWVHINFWARSCSSKNIKRFFAEVHYEPPTDGRPFSLLPVVEACIILDESSSQYRSSCAFCRSDLDILHPVGDHDFVCGTGKDKDWMIEELFGMRLIRRGDLASSNSEVEEERTEA